The window AGATCTTTCTGCAATTGTTTGATGCTATTATAGTTAAGAATAGGTGTCTGGAGTAGAAAGTGAAATGGGGGGTTGGAGAAGAGAACCGATACATCACTGAAAATTGGGGTCTGTGTCAGTTTAAGAGCTTATCTCAAAACTCACAATTTGCTCTTTGAATCCTTGATTTTGGGGAAGCAGTCAAGTTTTGGATAATGATAGATAACCCTAAAAAAACTTAATATTTAGAATAAAATAGGTTTGAGATCGGCTCTATAAGAAATGGCTTTGAACGAGGAAGAACAACATTTCGGGAATGGAGGAAATTATAATGTTTTTCTATTTAAACTATCTAAAGATTACTTTCTATCTACAAGTAGAACAGTTAAGAATAATGTATATCAGTGGCTATGGAGTCCTCAACAGGTAAGCTGCATGTTTGGGATGTTTACCATTGGTCAGTCTTTGAATAATGAGATCAAACGGGCTCCAAGTGCCTGCTCAACGAGAGATTGTGGCATCTTTACTGTTCCACTGGCAATGGTAAACCCGAATAATCGTGAGAGATGAACTGTTCAGAAGGAGAAGTTAACAAGCATAGAACCTCAGCCGGAATAAATCTATTGCATATAGCAATTTTCCTCCTGGGCTTAGTTAACTCGACCCAGAGATTTATTCCGGTTGAAGATCCAAAATCTAGAGGATTTTTAATCAATCAATAAGGAATTCTGAAGATTCATAAATATTTTAAATTTTTATGAAGGACTTTTTTTGAAAAAATACCTTTTTCCTAAAAGCATCTTCAGGTTGTCCATGGTCAATCGGTTGATATTATTCAAATATTCAAAAATATTCAAATATTCAAAAATGTACTTCACTATTTTTTCCACACATAATTTTTTCGTATTTTTCATATTTCAATTTCAGGACTTTAATGGTTTCTTCATCCATACTCAATATATTTCTTACATTCTTTCCCTCAATTGTAATTATGAATTCTGTTATTTTTCTTTACAGCGAGAATAATGGCCAGAATGAGTTGTGGATTCAGAGATGGGGGGATCCATCATGGTAATCTGAAGTAAAATTTTATAAAAATTAATTAAATTATCTCGCAAATCTAAAAGTAGTGTATTTTACTGTGGAAAGTAGGATGTGGTGGCAAGAACAGAATAAAAGGAGTAAATTCAAAGCCAGGAGATAACCATAATCCATAACGAAAATCTTCGTACAATTCTGCAATCCAAAATTAGCCTGAAATCCGAAAACTTCGCTGCCCCCGAAATTCAAAAAAATTCAAAAAAAAATAAATTTAGAAATGGAAATTTAGTTTTTCACATTTCTTGAGCTGCCACTGCTTCTTGAGCTGTCGCTACTTCTTGAACTGTCGCTACTTCTTGAGCTGCCGCTGCCTCTTGAGCTGCCGCTGCCTCTTGAGCCACCGCTGCCTCTTGAGCCACCGCTGCTTCTTGAGCCACCGTTGCTTCTTGAGCCACCGCTGCTGCTCCCCCCGTTTGAGCCTCTTGTGCTTCCTCCCCTGGATTTCTGGGCAAGTTCCACGAAAGGTTTACTTCCTTTTCTTTTGTTTTTGAAGATGCCGAGCAGGGCTTCAGCCTGGGCAAAGGGGATGGATATGAATGAAAAGTGGGGGAAAATCTCTGCATCCCTCACATTCAGTTCGCTGTCCCCGAGTTCCTGCTGTATGAAATCTGACAGTTTTTCCGGGGTCATACCATCGGCTTTTCCCATGGCTATGAATAGCCTGGTTTTTCCTTTCCTGTCGACGTAGGAGCTGCCATCGGAAATTTCCGTGTACATGCTCTCGTCGAACTTTTCCTTGAAGGCGTACTTTAAAATGGCAGGCAGGATCTTTTCTGCGGGGTATTCTTCAAGGAGCCTTGTGCTCATCTCAAGGCAGTCCCCATATTCTTCTGTCTTTATGGTCTCATCGAGTTCGGCTTTTACTCTCGTCCTTTTGGCTTTTATTACATCTTTTATCCCAGGGATGCGACCTTTCTTCATATCGGACTTTGAAGTCTTCTGTATGTAAGTGAGCCGCCTGAATTCCGAGGATGTAACAAAGGTGATAGCAGTTCCCTGTTTGCCTGCCCTTCCTGTCCTTCCTATCCTGTGCACATAGGATTCTGGGTCCTGGGGCAGGGAATAGTTGATGACATGGGTCAGGTCTATGATATCGATGCCTCTTGCTGCAACATCGGTTGCTGCGAGGATGTGTATTTTCTGTTTCCTGAACTTATTCAGGATTTTTTCCCGCTCTTGCTGGGAGATGTCTCCGTGAAGAGCATCAGCTAAATAACCCCTGTCGCTGAGTTTCTGGGCAAGCTGGCTGGTGTCGATCTTTGTCCGGCAGAAAACGAGCCCGTAAAATTCGTCTTCAATGTCGATGATTCTACTGAGGGCTTCAAACTTGTCGCTTTCCCGAACCTCAAAATAGATCTGTTCGGTCAGGTTTTCTGTAATTTCCTCGTTCGCAATTGTAATATGCTCGTAGTTCCGCATGTACTTCTTGACGATTCCAAGGATTGTTTTTGGCATTGTGGCTGAAAAGAAAAGCATTCTTTTATCAGGGCCGGTTGCCTTTAAGATCTCCTTTATGTCGTCAATAAAGCCCATGTTCAGCATTTCGTCAGCTTCGTCAAGTACGAAATACGATATCTTTTCGAGGTTTAGGCTCTTTCTGTTAATGTGGTCGATGACCCTTCCCGGTGTCCCTACGACAATGTCCACGCCGATTTTCAGCATGCGAAGCTGCTGGGTCATGGACTGTCCGCCGTATATAGGGACAATGGACAGTTTTTTGTCTCCTTTTATGGAGTTAAGCTCTTCTGAAATCTGGATTGCGAGTTCCCTTGTAGGGGTCAGGATTATTGCCTGAACATGTCCTGATTTCTCAGAAATTTTCTCTATGATTGGGGCTCCAAAAGCTACTGTTTTTCCTGTCCCTGTCTGAGCCTGCCCTATAATGTCAGATTCTCCTTTCATAAAAAGCGGGATTACCTTTTCCTGAATTGGGGTTGGTTCTTCAAACCCTTTCTTTTTGAAGGCTTTCAACATACTGTCCGAGAGCCCAAGCGCTTTAAATTTTGCTAATTTTTCCATGTACTCACTCTATGATTTACAATTCTTTTTTACAGATCTTGCAGATTGCAGACCTGGTGTTTACATACTGTCGGCCGCATGCCCGGCAGTTTCCTTTACGGAAAAGCCCACTTATCAACACCGGTACATGATACCGCTAAAAACAGGTAAACACGCCGTACAAATGGTTGATCTCCCCGGGACTGCGAAAAGTTGCCTAAAACCAGGGAAATTCATAATTGACATTCATAAACTTATACAGCAAAAAATAGCTTTCTTGGATAAGTTCCGGACACTTTTGAATTCTTCCCCGTGATACAGGCAAATGAGTAACTAGACCTGTGGTCTTTTACCCAAGTGGATACTCACTACACCCTTTACCTGTATATAATCCTTTGCTACCTTTCGGGCAGGGACCTCTCAGAAGAAGCTGTGAAATCCGGAGAAAATCTATAATTGAAAGGTTACAAATTCAGAATTGAAAACATATTGTTTTTTTAATGTATCAATTCTCACAGGTCAGGGCTTACTCAGTACCAGCCCCTAAGATGAAGCTCGTCTGTTAACATTTCCTTTAGAAGGTTCAGCCTGTCTATGGAGTTGCGGATCTGTTCTGGTTTGTCCAGCAATTCTTCACATCCGGTCTCTTCCTGAATGGTTGTGACCTTCAGGAGCTCGGCAAAGTTTACGCATTCGTCCAGGAAGCTGTTGAACAGCCTGCGAGCCTGCACAAAATAATCCGAAGTCCTGAAATCCGGCTGGAGGGTTTTTTCGTATTCTGCTTTCTGTTTCATCTCTGCAGCAAGAATACGGGCTTCAACATAATCCCTGGAATTCAGAAAGTTTCCCATATTTTGTAGAGTTGTGCCTGTGAGCTGGATAAAATAGGCGACTTCAAAAGCCCACTGCTTGTCATAGTTCGTCTCGGAACCGGAGTTAAAAGAAGAGGTGTTCATTTGCCAGGGTCATCTCCTGTTAAATCTTTCCTTCTAGTTTCTGACAATAATAAGCTTTCTGCTTTGCCTGATTGATATAACTTTTTTTGCCAGACTGTTTTAACATGTATCAATTATTCTTGATACCCATCCAGACGGTTTTTTAATATCCGATTCTCTAATATTACTTATTATTATTGGTTTTTGGGAATTCAATATTTAAGGAGGCTGAGAAATGGAACACGAAAAGGAAGGAATGCAAAAGAAAAAGGCAGATGAAGAATTTTCTAAGAACAGTGTCGAACCTGATGAAGAAGACCTTCTGTATACGCATAAGCCTGAATCCCAGGGAAATGAAATGCGCTGGAACACCACTTTATGCAGAAAGCCGGGCCGTTAAAAATATCTTTTCATTGCAGGAGGGGCTTTTAATGTCGTTCACAAACGAAATGTTGCCTGAAACTGCCAAAGTGTTTGTGCAGTTGAAATATTCTCTTTT is drawn from Methanosarcina lacustris Z-7289 and contains these coding sequences:
- a CDS encoding DEAD/DEAH box helicase, translating into MEKLAKFKALGLSDSMLKAFKKKGFEEPTPIQEKVIPLFMKGESDIIGQAQTGTGKTVAFGAPIIEKISEKSGHVQAIILTPTRELAIQISEELNSIKGDKKLSIVPIYGGQSMTQQLRMLKIGVDIVVGTPGRVIDHINRKSLNLEKISYFVLDEADEMLNMGFIDDIKEILKATGPDKRMLFFSATMPKTILGIVKKYMRNYEHITIANEEITENLTEQIYFEVRESDKFEALSRIIDIEDEFYGLVFCRTKIDTSQLAQKLSDRGYLADALHGDISQQEREKILNKFRKQKIHILAATDVAARGIDIIDLTHVINYSLPQDPESYVHRIGRTGRAGKQGTAITFVTSSEFRRLTYIQKTSKSDMKKGRIPGIKDVIKAKRTRVKAELDETIKTEEYGDCLEMSTRLLEEYPAEKILPAILKYAFKEKFDESMYTEISDGSSYVDRKGKTRLFIAMGKADGMTPEKLSDFIQQELGDSELNVRDAEIFPHFSFISIPFAQAEALLGIFKNKRKGSKPFVELAQKSRGGSTRGSNGGSSSGGSRSNGGSRSSGGSRGSGGSRGSGSSRGSGSSRSSDSSRSSDSSRSSGSSRNVKN